The Hyphomicrobiales bacterium genome has a window encoding:
- a CDS encoding hypothetical protein (Evidence 5 : Unknown function) — translation MYATREVLDLSTALVWIRIRLCSDIPQAIAESAQFALQLDFFSLT, via the coding sequence GTGTATGCGACGCGTGAGGTGCTGGACTTGTCGACGGCGCTTGTTTGGATCCGTATTCGGCTCTGCTCGGATATCCCTCAAGCGATCGCGGAGTCGGCTCAGTTCGCGCTTCAGCTCGACTTCTTCAGTCTGACTTAA
- a CDS encoding hypothetical protein (Evidence 5 : Unknown function): MNDTEPVVESSIRADQLNYKSGISYRGWNLRFDALRNAHYHKARQRRLDTWSKSANFLVVVLGTTAAADLGRNIFSKQFPTMEAGSTAVTIGFVVAVIGALQLVYDWSGRARTHEFLQRRFYEVIARIEERRPENDEQLAELEAEMVRIYADEPATLRALDAVAYNEAVDALGSISGRNDRLVVTWLQRLFMHWCSFSQTHFPTEGESRGVKRTYSPHARTTTIAVLPRVR; encoded by the coding sequence ATGAATGATACTGAACCGGTAGTTGAGTCCTCAATCCGTGCCGACCAACTGAATTACAAATCCGGAATCTCGTACCGCGGCTGGAATCTCAGGTTCGATGCTCTTCGAAATGCGCACTACCATAAGGCTCGCCAACGACGCCTCGATACTTGGTCCAAGAGCGCCAACTTTCTTGTCGTCGTCCTCGGCACTACGGCCGCCGCGGACTTGGGCAGGAATATTTTTTCCAAGCAGTTTCCAACAATGGAAGCAGGCTCGACCGCAGTCACAATCGGCTTTGTCGTCGCTGTAATCGGCGCGCTGCAGCTCGTTTACGATTGGTCTGGTCGAGCAAGAACGCACGAATTTCTGCAGCGACGCTTCTATGAGGTGATCGCGAGGATCGAAGAAAGAAGACCAGAGAACGACGAGCAGCTTGCCGAGCTTGAGGCTGAGATGGTCAGGATCTATGCGGACGAGCCCGCGACACTCCGTGCTCTCGACGCTGTCGCTTACAACGAGGCTGTCGATGCTCTCGGTTCAATCAGTGGACGGAATGATCGCCTCGTCGTTACATGGCTGCAGCGCTTGTTCATGCACTGGTGCTCATTCTCTCAAACTCACTTCCCGACCGAGGGCGAAAGCAGGGGAGTTAAGCGCACTTATTCGCCTCACGCGAGAACGACGACAATTGCTGTTCTGCCGCGCGTGCGATGA